A DNA window from Streptomyces parvus contains the following coding sequences:
- a CDS encoding glycosyltransferase encodes MSVHSHSAAPIAAAAAPEFPRHVVTAVLVSHDGARWLPDVLAGLLGQERPVQNVVAADTGSADDSARLVTEALGDERVLHLARRTSFGTAVDEAARTAGVLTPDDLPYLKRPSGWDPQTRTWVDENYDLPELPHGEPVQWLWLLHDDCAPEPDALAEMLRVVDNDKHATIVGPKLRGWYDRKQLLEVGVSIANSGRRWTGLDRREQDQGQHDQVRTVLSVSSAGMLIRRDVYEELGGFDRRLPLMRDDVDLCWRAHLAGHRVLVAPNAVLRHAEASARERRPIDCAGRSVASPHRVDKAGAVYTMLVNARGKALPWVLLRLVVGTLLRTLAYLVGKVPGQALDEVTGLLGTLLRPGRILAARRSRGKGLVDAAELRALFPPPGATVRATVDQVAGNFGGRTDSDSGGSRHGAVESGPGGDDADFLEVDQFARLKRIGRKPGPVLFALLLVVSLIACRNLLSGGALAGGALLPVPAELGSLWGRYADAWHTVGTGGTQTAPPYLALLAALSALFLGSTGLAVSVLLVCSIPLAGATAYFASRPLLPSRLLRAWASVAYAFLPAATGALATGRLGTAALLVLLPLIARAGVAAHGLRADRAAGERGSWRATWAYTLLLTVTMAFTPIVWPLAVVLGLGVLVLRRGDITAYALRFVAAVATPVLVLAPWSLSLLTNPSALLTEAGLDTGTGGASGLDLLGISPGGPGAAGGILLLGIVLAALAALLREERQFAVRTAWAVALVGFLFAAVANGSTWAGPATLVYGTALIAAALVGADGARIRVAEQSFGWRQPVAALIALAAGLAPVLAAAGWMIGGADGPLERRDPVQVPAFVAEESTTRDQPRTLILGGTSPDTVSYSLVRGSGARLGDGELTEAGGSNSHLDKVVANLVAGSGADQGGQLSGFAIRYVLVRDGAPREMSRVLDATPGLSRLSQLDGSALWRVDRQVARVMIAPASGEGDHIAVGSAAVEAHSEIPSGEAGRVLRIADAADPGWTATLDGKPLTRKTVDGWAQGFELPANGGRLDLTHDAPITHTAWIWAQVGLLVVLVVMALPGRRREIDDDLPDEALAVAAEPVDGEGRRARRLRAAAQAEAAAAEEAGNDDPSRAVDPGEYIPAQQSADPYAENAPTHDPQEATGGYAAVPQQYDEYAQWDGQQQPTADYYATYQQPDPYAQQQQHQQGRQSADYQSGYGVQDPYAQQYDDQGTYNGRSAVYDDQGAYDEYGRYIGGQPHQQHPYTENGEQTDPPAPGQAPWQTGNASRGESE; translated from the coding sequence ATGTCCGTGCACAGCCACTCGGCGGCGCCGATCGCGGCCGCCGCCGCCCCAGAGTTCCCCCGGCACGTCGTCACCGCCGTGCTCGTCTCCCACGACGGCGCCCGCTGGCTGCCCGACGTGCTGGCCGGGCTGCTCGGGCAGGAACGCCCCGTACAGAACGTCGTCGCCGCCGACACCGGCAGCGCCGACGACTCGGCCCGGCTGGTCACCGAGGCGCTCGGCGACGAACGCGTCCTGCACCTGGCACGCCGTACGAGCTTCGGCACGGCCGTCGACGAGGCGGCCCGCACGGCCGGTGTCCTCACCCCGGACGATCTGCCGTACCTCAAGCGCCCCAGCGGCTGGGACCCGCAGACCCGGACCTGGGTCGACGAGAACTACGACCTCCCCGAGCTGCCCCACGGCGAACCGGTCCAGTGGCTCTGGCTGCTGCACGACGACTGCGCACCCGAGCCCGACGCGCTCGCCGAGATGCTGCGCGTCGTCGACAACGACAAGCACGCCACGATCGTCGGCCCCAAGCTGCGCGGCTGGTACGACCGCAAGCAGCTCCTCGAAGTCGGCGTCTCCATCGCCAACAGCGGACGCCGCTGGACCGGCCTGGACCGCCGCGAGCAGGACCAGGGCCAGCACGACCAGGTCCGTACCGTCCTGTCCGTCTCCTCCGCCGGCATGCTCATCCGCCGCGACGTCTACGAGGAGCTCGGCGGCTTCGACCGCAGGCTCCCCCTGATGCGCGACGACGTCGACCTCTGCTGGCGCGCCCATCTCGCCGGCCACCGGGTCCTCGTCGCCCCGAACGCCGTCCTGCGGCACGCCGAGGCATCCGCCCGCGAACGCCGCCCCATCGACTGCGCCGGCCGCTCCGTCGCCAGCCCGCACCGCGTCGACAAGGCGGGCGCGGTCTACACGATGCTCGTCAACGCCCGCGGCAAGGCCCTGCCCTGGGTCCTTCTCCGGCTCGTCGTCGGCACCCTCCTGCGTACCCTCGCCTACCTCGTCGGCAAGGTGCCGGGCCAGGCCCTCGACGAGGTCACCGGACTGCTCGGCACCCTGCTGCGCCCCGGCCGCATCCTCGCCGCCCGCCGCAGCCGCGGAAAGGGCCTCGTCGACGCCGCGGAACTGCGCGCCCTGTTCCCACCGCCCGGCGCCACCGTCCGGGCCACCGTCGACCAGGTCGCGGGCAACTTCGGCGGCCGTACGGACTCCGACTCGGGCGGCTCGCGCCACGGAGCCGTCGAATCCGGCCCCGGCGGCGACGACGCCGACTTCCTCGAAGTCGACCAGTTCGCCCGCCTCAAGCGCATCGGCCGCAAGCCCGGCCCCGTCCTCTTCGCCCTGCTCCTCGTCGTCTCGCTCATCGCCTGCCGCAACCTGCTCAGCGGCGGCGCACTCGCGGGCGGTGCGCTGCTGCCCGTCCCCGCCGAGCTCGGCTCGCTCTGGGGGCGGTACGCGGACGCCTGGCACACGGTGGGCACCGGGGGCACCCAGACGGCGCCGCCCTACCTCGCCCTGCTCGCCGCCCTGTCGGCCCTCTTCCTCGGCTCGACCGGACTCGCCGTCAGCGTGCTGCTGGTCTGCTCGATCCCGCTGGCCGGGGCCACCGCCTACTTCGCCTCCCGTCCGCTGCTCCCCTCCCGCCTGCTGCGCGCCTGGGCGAGCGTCGCGTACGCCTTCCTGCCCGCCGCGACCGGCGCCCTGGCCACCGGCCGCCTGGGCACCGCCGCCCTCCTGGTCCTCCTCCCGCTGATCGCCCGCGCGGGCGTCGCCGCCCACGGGCTGCGCGCCGACAGGGCGGCCGGTGAGCGCGGCAGCTGGCGCGCCACCTGGGCGTACACGCTGCTGCTGACCGTCACCATGGCGTTCACCCCGATCGTCTGGCCGCTCGCCGTGGTCCTCGGCCTCGGCGTGCTCGTGCTGCGGCGCGGCGACATCACGGCGTACGCGCTCCGCTTCGTCGCCGCCGTCGCCACCCCGGTCCTGGTCCTCGCCCCCTGGTCGCTGAGCCTCCTGACGAACCCGTCCGCGCTTCTGACCGAGGCCGGCCTGGACACCGGTACGGGCGGGGCATCGGGCCTCGACCTGCTCGGCATCAGCCCCGGCGGCCCGGGCGCGGCGGGCGGCATCCTGCTGCTCGGCATCGTGCTGGCCGCGCTCGCCGCCCTGCTGCGCGAGGAGCGGCAGTTCGCCGTCCGCACGGCCTGGGCCGTCGCGCTCGTCGGCTTCCTCTTCGCCGCCGTCGCCAACGGATCCACCTGGGCCGGACCCGCCACCCTCGTCTACGGCACCGCCCTGATCGCCGCCGCCCTGGTCGGCGCGGACGGGGCCCGCATCCGGGTCGCCGAGCAGAGCTTCGGCTGGCGCCAGCCCGTGGCGGCCCTGATCGCGCTGGCCGCCGGACTGGCCCCGGTCCTGGCCGCGGCCGGCTGGATGATCGGCGGCGCCGACGGCCCCCTGGAGCGCCGCGACCCCGTGCAGGTCCCCGCCTTCGTCGCGGAGGAGAGCACCACCCGCGACCAGCCCCGCACCCTCATCCTGGGCGGCACCTCGCCCGACACCGTCTCGTACAGCCTGGTCCGCGGCTCGGGGGCCCGGCTCGGCGACGGCGAACTGACCGAGGCGGGCGGCAGCAACAGCCACCTCGACAAGGTCGTCGCCAACCTCGTCGCGGGCTCCGGCGCCGACCAGGGCGGCCAGCTCAGCGGCTTCGCGATCCGCTACGTCCTCGTCCGGGACGGAGCGCCGCGCGAGATGAGCCGGGTCCTCGACGCGACCCCGGGGCTCAGCCGCCTCAGCCAGCTCGACGGCAGCGCCCTGTGGCGGGTGGACCGCCAGGTCGCCCGCGTCATGATCGCTCCGGCCTCCGGCGAGGGCGACCACATCGCGGTCGGCTCGGCCGCCGTCGAGGCCCACTCCGAGATCCCGTCCGGCGAGGCGGGCCGCGTACTGCGGATCGCGGACGCCGCCGACCCGGGCTGGACGGCCACGCTGGACGGCAAGCCGCTGACCCGCAAGACCGTCGACGGCTGGGCCCAGGGCTTCGAACTGCCCGCGAACGGCGGCCGTCTGGACCTCACCCACGACGCCCCGATCACCCACACCGCGTGGATCTGGGCCCAGGTCGGGCTGCTGGTGGTCCTGGTGGTCATGGCCCTGCCGGGCCGCCGCCGGGAGATCGACGACGACCTGCCCGACGAGGCGCTCGCCGTCGCCGCCGAGCCGGTCGACGGCGAGGGCCGCCGCGCCCGCAGGCTGCGCGCCGCGGCCCAGGCGGAGGCGGCTGCGGCCGAGGAGGCCGGGAACGACGACCCGTCGCGGGCCGTGGACCCGGGGGAGTACATCCCGGCGCAGCAGTCCGCCGACCCGTACGCCGAGAACGCGCCGACGCACGACCCGCAGGAGGCCACCGGCGGCTATGCGGCGGTTCCGCAGCAGTACGACGAGTACGCGCAGTGGGACGGGCAGCAGCAGCCGACCGCCGACTACTACGCGACGTACCAGCAGCCGGACCCGTACGCCCAGCAGCAACAGCATCAGCAGGGCCGGCAGAGTGCCGACTACCAGAGCGGCTACGGAGTCCAGGACCCGTACGCCCAGCAGTACGACGACCAGGGCACGTACAACGGCCGGAGTGCCGTGTACGACGACCAGGGTGCGTACGACGAGTACGGCCGGTACATCGGCGGGCAGCCGCACCAGCAGCACCCGTACACCGAGAACGGCGAACAGACCGACCCCCCGGCCCCGGGTCAGGCCCCGTGGCAGACCGGTAACGCATCGCGAGGCGAGTCCGAGTGA